A region of the Fibrobacter sp. UBA4297 genome:
ACAGGTTTGTGAATAGGTGTCTTGCGTTTATCTCGCGCCATCCATTCATAAACTATCAACGAATCACGGGAATCCATTCTATATGGATTTCTCACCAAACGCCGATTCATTCGGCAAAAGGAAATTTATGAATAGGGAACAATACGCAGAAATGCTCCGCACCATTAGCGAGGTACATAAGGCGGGAGGCGATATTCACAAGTGCATTAAGGAGTATCGCAAAAAATACAAATACGTCTATATTTACAACGATTCTATCTTTAAGATGTTGTTTGGAAATCCGAATAACATGAGGATGACGGCAAGCTTTTTGAATGCTATTCTCAAGTTGGATGGGGGCGACTGCATTGACAATCTTACTTTTGTGAATCCGGCGGTTGATGGGGCTTTTGTCAAGACGACCACTTCGGATATTGTAGCCGAGAACAAGCGTTTGGAGCGCATCGTTCTGGAGGTTCAGCATGTCGAAGACGAGACTTACAGCGACCGCTTGGTGTTCTATACGGCAAAGCACACGATTGCAAGCAAGCCCCGTGGCGACAGCTACTGGTTGCGGGATTTGAACCTCATCAGTTTGCAGATGTTCAACGGATTCCCAAATTCCAAGAATTACCGCCACAGCATCCGTCTCAAAAATCAGGACAACGAGGAATTTTTCAAGAAGCAGACGGTCACTCTTGTCGAAATTCCCAAGTTTCTCAAGGGCGATTATGCTTCAGATGAAAGTCTTTTGGCACAGTGGCTTAGGGTTATTGACGGGCTTAACAACGAGATTCCGGTTGCCGTGCCAGAAGAATCGATGCTCGGGCTATTGCAGAAAAAGGCGGAATTGAGTATCTTTACTGAAGAGTTTTTGGTAAGTGAGGCTATGGCTATGAGCGACCGCCAATATGAAATGTATGTAGAAAAGAAACACGCCCGCAAAGAAGGTCTTGAAGAAGGCAGAGCAGAAGGACGTGCTGAAGGACGCGCTGAAGGTCGTGCTGAAGGGCTGGCGGAAGGAGCAAATACCAAGGCTCGTGAAATGGCAAAGAAAATGCTTCAGAAGAATAAGCCTCTTGAAGAAATCATTGAATTTACGGAACTCTCCGAGACCGAAGTTCTTTCGATCAAGGCGTCTCTCGCCTAAAAACTTTCCTAAGAATATTAGCAGGCGACATTTATTGTCGTCTGCTTTTTTATATTGGTAAAAAAAGCAGAAGCGAGGTTTTATGGAAAATCCGGGTCGCGGTGAACGCATGGTGCGAATTTTTGTGTACCTGATGGCACACTATAACAATCGTTATAGCGTTACGGATATCATGCAGCATTTGGATATTCCCGCAAGTGAATTGCGAAGCGTGCAGCGCGATATGCAGGCATTGACAAATCTCGAAAGCCATTACATCCAACGCATTACCGACAGCGGCAAGACTTATTACTAGGCGGCGCTCGAACGTGCGAACAAGCTCGTATTCCCGGATTTTGGTGACATGGTTTTGCATTTCGTCTTTTTGCAGCGCATCGCAAACTTGTACCCGGCAACAGCAAGCCTTATCGATGACCTTACCAGAAGAATTACGCAGGATTTGCCCGCGAAACAGCAGGATATTCTGAAGAGCTATTCGAAAGAACTAAACGGTCGCATTCTCTTTATGGGGACTCCGCCAAATTACGACGAAAACGTGAGCAAGAACCTGCCGACTATTCTGAACGCGATTCGTCAAAAGCGTAAAGTACAGATAAAATATACTGACAATTGGGGAACACCGTCAAACAAGCTACGCGTTCCGCTGATGATCGCCATAAGTCATGGAGACATTTATATCGGTTGCGTTTCGCAGCACCACCCCGATAAAACTTACGCGTTAAAATTGCAACGCATTGAATCGGTGAAATTGCTGAAGGAAAATTTTGAAGAAGATCCGAAGGTGGTTGAATCACTGCGCAAGCGCATCCGCACGGGATCGTTGCTTTTGGGCGACCAGAATCCGCAAGAAGAAAAAGTCGTTATTTACTTCCCGAAGTACGCCAAAAACTTTTTGAAAGAACGTCCGTACCACCGTTCCATGAAAATGGAAAACGCGCCAGGCGACGAGATCCGCGTGACAATGAAAGTCGAGGTAAACGAGCTGCTTAAGCAGTGGATTATGTATTACGGGAACATCGCGACGGTCGAACAACCAAAAAAGCTAAAGCAAATGATACTGGAAACAGCAAAAAAGCTCGTGGAAAAGTACGAGTAATTAAGACTTTACTGGATCCTTCGACTTCGTAACTACGTTGCTACGCTCAGGGTGACTCATAAAGAGGCGTTTTTTCGTCAAAAAAACGCCTGCTATTATAAAAAACACGGTCTTGTTATAGTTTTTATTTATAGACAGGCTACTTTTCTTAAAAAAATTTATAATTCACGACTAAATCCTATTGATTTTATAGGATTTAGTTTTTAAATTATGCACATCAAACGAACGAGGCGACCCGCAAGGGAAAAGCCTGGAGGATTTCTCTATGAAATGTCGAATGTGTAACCAAGTCAAAGACGGGCGGGCATAATACCGCCACAAAATTCGCTGAGGCAAACGCCTAGCAAACGATAACTCTCGCGACGCCCATCGCCAACAGTTATAAAACGATCGGGCGATCGCGAAACTTCGCGCCAAGCGCAAAAAAGGATTCTAACAATATGACGACTCAGAACAAGCTCCATTTTGAAACTCTTCAGCTCCACGTCGGTCAGGAGACCGCTGATCCGGCAACCGATTCCCGCGCAGTTCCTATATACCAGACCACTTCTTACGTGTTCCATAACGCTCAGCACGCTTCTGACCGTTTCCACCTGAAGGATGCAGGCAACATTTACGGCCGACTCACCAACACCACGCAGGACGTTTTTGAAAAGCGCATTGCGGCTCTCGAAGGCGGTATCGCAGGCCTTGCGGTCGCTTCTGGCGCAGCAGCCCTCACTTACGCTATCACGGCTCTCGCTCGCAAGGGTGACCATGTTGTCGCACAGCGCACCATCTACGGTGGCACCTACAACCTCTTGGAACACACGCTCCGTCCGTTCGGCATCGACACGACTTTCGTGAACACTCGCGACCTGAAGGAAGTCGAAAGCTCCATCAAGGAAAACACGAAGCTCGTCCTTATCGAAACTCTCGGCAACCCGCACTCTGACATCCCGGATATCGAAGCCATTTCTGAAATCGCCCACAAGCACAAGATTCCGGTGCTCATCGACAACACCTTCGGCACTCCGTACTTGATCCGCCCGCTGGAACACGGCGCAGACATCGTGATCCACTCTGCAACGAAGTTCATCGGCGGCCACGGTACGACTCTCGGCGGCGTGATTGTTGACGGTGGCAAGTTTGACTGGGCTGCTTCTGGCAAGTTCCCGCAGTTCACCGAAACGAACCCGAGCTACGGCGTTCCGTTCACCGCTGCCGCTGGCGCTGCTGCATATATCGTCTACATCCGCGCAATTCTCCTCCGCGACGAAGGCGCTGCAATTTCCCCGTTCAATGCATTCCTCCTGTTGCAGGGCACGGAAACATTGTCCCTCCGTCTTGACCGCCATGTGGAAAACACCAAGAAGGTTCTCGAATTCCTCGTGAAGCACCCGAAGGTTGCAAAGGTGAACCACCCGAGCTTCAAGGACCATCCGGACCACAAACTTTACGAACGTTACTTCCCGAATGGTGGCGGTTCCATCTTCACGTTCGACGTGAAGGGCGGCCAGGCAGAAGCCTTCAAGTTCATTGACAGCCTCAAGATCTTCAGCTTGCTCGCAAACGTCGCTGACGTGAAGAGCCTCGTTGTTCACCCGTACACCACGACCCACTCGGAACTCACTCCGGAAGAACTCGCCGCAGCAGGTATCTCTCCGGCAACGATCCGTCTCTCCATCGGTACGGAACACTACGAAGACATCATCAACGACCTCGCACAGGCACTGGATAACATTTAATAAAAACATCAATAAGGTGATAGGTTGTAGGTGATAGGTTGTAGGTCAGTCAGGCGGCTTTGCCGCGATTATAAACCTAACGCCTAATCCCTAAAACCAAAACCCCTAACAAAAAGGATTCTACAATGTCTAAAATTTACGCATCAGCTGACCAGCTTATCGGTCATACCCCCCTCCTTGAAGTTTCCCATATCGAAAAGGAAAACAATCTTGGAGCCAAAATTCTCGCCAAGCTCGAGTACTTCAACCCCGCAGGTTCTGTCAAAGATCGTATTGCCAAGGCAATGATAGACGACGCCGAAGCAGCAGGCAAACTCAAACCGGGTTCCGTGATTATCGAACCGACTTCAGGCAACACGGGTATCGGTCTTGCTTCTGTTGCGGCCGCTCGTGGCTACCGCATCATCATCGTGATGCCGGAAACCATGAGTGTTGAACGCCGCCAGCTCATCAAGGCCTACGGTGCAGAAATCGTTCTCACTGAAGGCGCTAAGGGCATGAAGGGCGCCATCGCACGCGCTGCAGAACTTGCTCAGGAAATTCCGAACAGTTTCATTCCGGGACAGTTCGTGAATCCGGCAAACCCGGCAGCCCACAAGGCTACAACGGGTCCGGAAATTTGGGAAGACACGGATGGCAAGGTTGACATTTTCGTCGCAGGCGTAGGTACTGGTGGAACGGTCACAGGTGTCGGTGAATACCTCAAGTCCCAAAATCCGAATGTGAAGGTTGTCGCAGTTGAACCGGAATCTTCTCCGGTGCTTTCCAAGGGCACGGCTGGTCCGCACAAGATCCAGGGTATTGGCGCAGGCTTTGTTCCGGATACTTTGAACACCTCCGTCTATGACGAAGTGCTCCCGGTCAAGAACGAAGACGCATTTGCCGCAGGGAAGGCAATTGCCAAGGCTGAAGGCATTCTCGTGGGTATTTCTTCTGGCGCAGCTTTGCACGCCGCAATTGAACTCGCAAAGCGTCCGGAAAACAAGGGCAAGACGATTGTCGCACTCCTCCCGGATAGCGGCGACCGTTACCTTTCCACTCCGCTCTTCGCTGACTAATAATAAGTAGACAGTAGGAAGTGATTAGATAGATTGAAAGATATTCGGTAAGTGCTTCGCGGTTCCATTCGCCTCGCAGTAGAAACCGAAAAAACATTAAGATGATTCATTATTGAGTGAAAACGCTAGATGGTTCCATTCGCCTCCCTAGCGTTTATTTGTGTTTTATACATCATCCGCCGCTGTGCAATTCGAAATGCTTTTCGAGATGCGCGCCGGGTAAATTACCAAAGGCAACAAGATGTCACAAAAAAAGCGAGTCGCAGTAGGACTTTCTGGCGGTGTGGACTCCGCCCTTTCGGCGTATTTACTGAAAAAGCAAGGATACGAAGTTATCGGCATGACAATGGCGACGTGGGACGGCTCCGTAAAAATGCCTGTGGTCGAAGGCCGCGAAGGTTGCTACGGTCCGAGCGAAGACAAGAATATCGAAGAAGCAAAGCTCGTTGCCGAGCGTCTCGGGATTCCGCATTATGTTGTTCCGGTCGCCGAAGATTACAAGCGAGAAGTTCTTGACTATTTCCGTGCGGAATACCGCGCAGGGAGAACACCAAATCCGTGCGTCCGTTGCAATCAGAACATCAAGTTCGGAGCGCTACAGCATGCAGCGCGCAAGCTCGGGATTGATTTTGACTACTTTGCGACAGGGCATTACGCGCGTCTTGATTTCAAGAATCCCGATGTTCCGTTCTTGTACGAAGCATTGGACGAACATAAAGACCAGACATACTTTTTATCGAGACTCTCGGCAGAGCAACTTTCCACCGTGATTTTTCCGCTCGGCGGAATGCAGAAAGCAGACGTGAAAGCGCTCGCCAAAGAAATCGGCTGGGACGATTTTGCAACAAAGCGCGAAAGCCAGGACTTTATCGAGTGTGGCGATTACTCGGTACTGTTTGACGAGAGCGATAACGTTCCCGGAGATTTTATCGATGTGAACGGCAAGGTTCTCGGGAAGCACAAGGGCATTGTGCATTACACGATCGGGCAACGCAAGGGGCTTAACATAGGCGGGCAAGCAGAACCGCTTTACGTTGTCGCCATTGACGCGCACCACAATCAGGTAATTCTTGGACCGCGAAACGCATTGAGCTGTACAGAAGTTTCTGCTGTTGACTTGAACTTGATGGTTTCGGAAACATCGCCACTTTTAAGGCAGCCGCTCACAGCACATATTCGTCTCGGGCATAAAGGCGCGGTCGCTAGGATTACGTCTCTAGACACTGCCGCCGGTACAATCAGCGTGCAATTTGACGAACCGCAATTCGCATCGGCACCGGGTCAAGTACTCGTGCTCTATGCAGACAAGGGTGTCGTGGCCTCAGGGATAATCAGCAGCGGAACATAACAAATAAACGCTCACACTCCCGCAAGAACAATCTTGCGAGAGTTTTTTAGTATAATAGAAACATCTTATTGCACTCAATACGGCAAGTAAATTAGAATAAATTAAATTCACTATTTTTGCATTTTCAACAGCAAAAAAACTTTGATTTTGCGATTTTGATTTTTACCTTTTAAAAGCTTAAATCCGCGAGGTCACAATGTCAAACATCCATCATTCCATTACAGAACTTATTGGGCATACACCGCTTCTTGAGCTCCACAATTTTGAAAAGAACCACAACGCCAAAGCCCACATTCTCGCCAAGCTTGAATATTTCAACGCTACAGGTTCTGTCAAGGATCGCGCAGCGCTTAGCATGATTGAAGAAGCTGAACGCACAGGCAAATTGAAGCCTGGTGGAGAAATCGTAGACCTCACAAGCGGAAACACAGGCATTGCGCTTGCCGCTATCGTAGCCGCAAAAGGATACAAAGTAACGATTTTCTTTGAATCGGGTGGTTCCAAGGAACGCGTTCAAATCATCAAGACATACGGCGCTCAGCTTTTCGATTACAAGGACATTCCCGAATTAAAAAAAGCCCTTGAAGATGGCACCATTTCTGACAACCTCGTCATCGAGGCTATTACAAAGTACACAAAGGAACACAACGCCTTTTTCATCAACCAGTGCGAAAACGAATACAACCCGCTCGCCCACTACAACACAACCGGGCCTGAAATCTGGGAAGATACAGACGGCAAGGTCGATTTTGTGGTTTCCATGGCTGGCACAGGCGGCACACTGAACGGCCTTTCGAAATATTTCCGCGAGAAAAATCCGAATGTAAAAATCGTGGGCGTGCAAGCCACTCCTGATTCCAGATTTTTCACCCCGCTCTCCGAAAAACACGGAGTCATCGACGGCGTCGCCCCATTTGCAAATGTCGACACACCACCTTCGTTTTTAACCGATTCGTCCATCTACGATGAATACATTGAAGTATCCACACTGCAGGCAACCGGTGTCGCGCACGAACTCGCTGAACACGAGGGACTATTCCTTGGCACATCCGGTGCAGCCGGCATTTACGCTGCTTCAATTGTTGCGGCACGCCCCGAAAACGAAGGCAAGAACATCGTCGTCATCACAGCCGATAGCGGGTTCAAATACCTTTCCACAAAGGTTTACGCACTGGGTGAGTAAAATATAGGCGAAAGCTATAAAAAGCGCTAAAAAGAAAGTATTGGACAAAGACTCAATCGCCTTCTATATTTTGCATAAAAAAAAGTAACGTTATTTTAGCAAGGATTTTTAATGTCTCGATGTATTGAAACAGACTGCATTCACTTAAAAGACGACGAAGCCGTTGCATGTAAAAAGCATTACGGTTCCGTCAGTTTCCCGATTTATCAAACGGCAACTTTTGCACACCCCGCTGTAGGAAAATCAACAGGCTACGATTATTCACGGCTTCAAAATCCAACAAGAGAACAGCTCGAAAAAGTCGTGGCGAATTTAGAACATGGCATTGGTGCATTGGCTCTTAGCTCTGGAATGGCAGCAATTGCGCTCCTCTTTGAAATTTTCAAGCCGGGCGATCACATCATTGCCGATTCCGATCTCTACGGCGGAAGCATTCGTTTATTCGATAATATTTCTCGCAAGAATGGCTTAAAAATTACAAGCCTTGATTTTACTCGAGACAACGTCGAAGAATACATCGATCAAAACACACGCGCCATTTATCTCGAAACGCCGACGAATCCGATGATGAACGTGTACGACATTCGTGCATTCGCAAAAATTGCAAAACGTCACGGAATCTTGCTGATTGTAGATAACACATTCCTCTCGCCATATTTTCAGAATCCGTTGGATTTAGGCGCAGACATTGTCGTCCACAGTGGCACAAAGTATCTAGGCGGGCACAACGACACCATCGCAGGGTTCCTCGTCACGAACCGTGAAGACATTTTAGAGCAGTTCCGTTTCATCATCAAGACAACTGGCGCAGGGCTTGCACCATTTGACTCCTGGCTTGTTTTGCGCGGCATCAAGACACTTGCGCTCCGCATGGAACGCGCTCAAGAAAATGCCATCGCCATTGCAAAATTTCTCGCCAATGAGCCTAACGTGACCGAAGTCATTTATCCGGGACTTCCGCAACACCCAGGGCACAAAACGATAAAGCAGCAAGCACGCGGTTTTGGCGCCATGCTCACGTTCAAAGTCACAGACAAAGACATTGCACTTTCGATTCTTGAAAAAGTTCGCCTCATTCAATTTGCAGAAAGCCTCGGTGGTGTAGAAACACTCATTACATACCCCGTCACTCAAACCCATGCAGACGTTCCGCCCGAAATTCTTGCAAAAAACGGAATCACGGATGCGACATTGAGACTTTCCGTCGGTATCGAAAAAGTAGATGACTTGATTGACGATTTGCGAAACGCACTCAACGAATCACGCAGGGGGTAAAAATGTCAAATGCTCTCGAAGAAAAAAATTTAGACTTTGATACAATTATCGACCGTCGCCATACGAAATCGCTCAAGTACGATTTCTATGTGGAACGTGGTGCTGTAAAGCCGGGAGAAGACCCGTCCGGGCTACTTCCGCTTTGGATTGCCGACATGGATTTTAAGACAAGTTCATTCGTGCAAGATGCGTTAGTCCGTTCGGCCCAGCACGGGATATTTGGATACAGCGACACTCAGGACGATTATTTCCGTGTTCTGCAGGGATTCTACCGCCGTCGTCACAATTATGAAATTGAAAGCCCGGATTGGGTTACCAAAACGCCCGGCGTCATGTTCGTGCTCGGCTTGGCCGTAAAAGCATATACAAATGTTGGCGATGCCGTCATCATTCAGGAACCGGTCTACATGCACTTTGTCGATGTCATCAGAGATAATGACCGTAAAGTCGTCAGCAGCGATCTCGTTTACGGAGAAGACGGCCGTTACCATATAGACTTCGAAGATTTTGAAAAAAAGATTGTTGATAACAACGTGAAATTATTCTTGCTATGCAGCCCGCACAATCCGGTTTGCCGCGTCTGGACCCGGGAAGAGCTCTTGCGCCTCGGCGAAATCTGTTTAAAGCATCACGTCATTGTCGTAAGCGATGAAATCCACAACGATTTTGTCTTTGAAGGGACGCACACCGTATTCGCCACACTTGGGGAAGAATTCGCAAACAACTCCATCATCGTCACCGCCCCGACCAAAACATTCAACCTGGCCGGCGTTCAAATTTCGCACGCCATCATCAAGAACCCAACACTTCGCAACGCATTTCGTCATCAAATTGACGCCACGGGTTATAGCCAAGTGAGCATTCAAGGGATCCTCGCAGCCGAAGCCGCATACTCCAAAGGCGATGTATGGCTCGACGCCCTCCTCAAGTATCTCAAAGGCAACATTGACTACACCGAAAAATTTATTCGCGAAAACCTCAAAGGCGTAAAGCTCGTGCCGATGGAAGCGACATATCTCGCCTGGCTAGACTTTAACGGCACCGGACTCACGACTGAGCAAGTTGACGATCTTATACTCCACAAGGCCCGACTCTGGCTCAATAGTGGCACAAAATTTGGAAAGACCGGTGCAGGGTTTCAACGATTAAACCTCGCTTGTCCACGCAGCATACTAGAAAAAGCCCTCAACAGATTAAAAGTTGCACTCGAAGCCGTCCAATAGATGCAACGAGAACCCTTAGGATGCTTAGAATCCACCTGAGGGTTCTTCTTTTTTAATATTCCTATAATATACATAGGATTAGAACGCAAAATTTCCTATATTTACCATGCAATCAAAAAAAGGATATAAACAGACCATGACTTTACAACAATTACGTTACGCCATCGGGATTGCGAAAGTCGGCTCTTTCAACAAGGCCGCCGAATCGTT
Encoded here:
- a CDS encoding Rpn family recombination-promoting nuclease/putative transposase; its protein translation is MNREQYAEMLRTISEVHKAGGDIHKCIKEYRKKYKYVYIYNDSIFKMLFGNPNNMRMTASFLNAILKLDGGDCIDNLTFVNPAVDGAFVKTTTSDIVAENKRLERIVLEVQHVEDETYSDRLVFYTAKHTIASKPRGDSYWLRDLNLISLQMFNGFPNSKNYRHSIRLKNQDNEEFFKKQTVTLVEIPKFLKGDYASDESLLAQWLRVIDGLNNEIPVAVPEESMLGLLQKKAELSIFTEEFLVSEAMAMSDRQYEMYVEKKHARKEGLEEGRAEGRAEGRAEGRAEGLAEGANTKAREMAKKMLQKNKPLEEIIEFTELSETEVLSIKASLA
- a CDS encoding helix-turn-helix transcriptional regulator, whose protein sequence is MVLHFVFLQRIANLYPATASLIDDLTRRITQDLPAKQQDILKSYSKELNGRILFMGTPPNYDENVSKNLPTILNAIRQKRKVQIKYTDNWGTPSNKLRVPLMIAISHGDIYIGCVSQHHPDKTYALKLQRIESVKLLKENFEEDPKVVESLRKRIRTGSLLLGDQNPQEEKVVIYFPKYAKNFLKERPYHRSMKMENAPGDEIRVTMKVEVNELLKQWIMYYGNIATVEQPKKLKQMILETAKKLVEKYE
- a CDS encoding O-acetylhomoserine aminocarboxypropyltransferase/cysteine synthase family protein produces the protein MTTQNKLHFETLQLHVGQETADPATDSRAVPIYQTTSYVFHNAQHASDRFHLKDAGNIYGRLTNTTQDVFEKRIAALEGGIAGLAVASGAAALTYAITALARKGDHVVAQRTIYGGTYNLLEHTLRPFGIDTTFVNTRDLKEVESSIKENTKLVLIETLGNPHSDIPDIEAISEIAHKHKIPVLIDNTFGTPYLIRPLEHGADIVIHSATKFIGGHGTTLGGVIVDGGKFDWAASGKFPQFTETNPSYGVPFTAAAGAAAYIVYIRAILLRDEGAAISPFNAFLLLQGTETLSLRLDRHVENTKKVLEFLVKHPKVAKVNHPSFKDHPDHKLYERYFPNGGGSIFTFDVKGGQAEAFKFIDSLKIFSLLANVADVKSLVVHPYTTTHSELTPEELAAAGISPATIRLSIGTEHYEDIINDLAQALDNI
- the cysK gene encoding cysteine synthase A, which encodes MSKIYASADQLIGHTPLLEVSHIEKENNLGAKILAKLEYFNPAGSVKDRIAKAMIDDAEAAGKLKPGSVIIEPTSGNTGIGLASVAAARGYRIIIVMPETMSVERRQLIKAYGAEIVLTEGAKGMKGAIARAAELAQEIPNSFIPGQFVNPANPAAHKATTGPEIWEDTDGKVDIFVAGVGTGGTVTGVGEYLKSQNPNVKVVAVEPESSPVLSKGTAGPHKIQGIGAGFVPDTLNTSVYDEVLPVKNEDAFAAGKAIAKAEGILVGISSGAALHAAIELAKRPENKGKTIVALLPDSGDRYLSTPLFAD
- the mnmA gene encoding tRNA 2-thiouridine(34) synthase MnmA, whose product is MSQKKRVAVGLSGGVDSALSAYLLKKQGYEVIGMTMATWDGSVKMPVVEGREGCYGPSEDKNIEEAKLVAERLGIPHYVVPVAEDYKREVLDYFRAEYRAGRTPNPCVRCNQNIKFGALQHAARKLGIDFDYFATGHYARLDFKNPDVPFLYEALDEHKDQTYFLSRLSAEQLSTVIFPLGGMQKADVKALAKEIGWDDFATKRESQDFIECGDYSVLFDESDNVPGDFIDVNGKVLGKHKGIVHYTIGQRKGLNIGGQAEPLYVVAIDAHHNQVILGPRNALSCTEVSAVDLNLMVSETSPLLRQPLTAHIRLGHKGAVARITSLDTAAGTISVQFDEPQFASAPGQVLVLYADKGVVASGIISSGT
- a CDS encoding PLP-dependent cysteine synthase family protein, producing MSNIHHSITELIGHTPLLELHNFEKNHNAKAHILAKLEYFNATGSVKDRAALSMIEEAERTGKLKPGGEIVDLTSGNTGIALAAIVAAKGYKVTIFFESGGSKERVQIIKTYGAQLFDYKDIPELKKALEDGTISDNLVIEAITKYTKEHNAFFINQCENEYNPLAHYNTTGPEIWEDTDGKVDFVVSMAGTGGTLNGLSKYFREKNPNVKIVGVQATPDSRFFTPLSEKHGVIDGVAPFANVDTPPSFLTDSSIYDEYIEVSTLQATGVAHELAEHEGLFLGTSGAAGIYAASIVAARPENEGKNIVVITADSGFKYLSTKVYALGE
- a CDS encoding trans-sulfuration enzyme family protein → MSRCIETDCIHLKDDEAVACKKHYGSVSFPIYQTATFAHPAVGKSTGYDYSRLQNPTREQLEKVVANLEHGIGALALSSGMAAIALLFEIFKPGDHIIADSDLYGGSIRLFDNISRKNGLKITSLDFTRDNVEEYIDQNTRAIYLETPTNPMMNVYDIRAFAKIAKRHGILLIVDNTFLSPYFQNPLDLGADIVVHSGTKYLGGHNDTIAGFLVTNREDILEQFRFIIKTTGAGLAPFDSWLVLRGIKTLALRMERAQENAIAIAKFLANEPNVTEVIYPGLPQHPGHKTIKQQARGFGAMLTFKVTDKDIALSILEKVRLIQFAESLGGVETLITYPVTQTHADVPPEILAKNGITDATLRLSVGIEKVDDLIDDLRNALNESRRG
- a CDS encoding MalY/PatB family protein, producing the protein MSNALEEKNLDFDTIIDRRHTKSLKYDFYVERGAVKPGEDPSGLLPLWIADMDFKTSSFVQDALVRSAQHGIFGYSDTQDDYFRVLQGFYRRRHNYEIESPDWVTKTPGVMFVLGLAVKAYTNVGDAVIIQEPVYMHFVDVIRDNDRKVVSSDLVYGEDGRYHIDFEDFEKKIVDNNVKLFLLCSPHNPVCRVWTREELLRLGEICLKHHVIVVSDEIHNDFVFEGTHTVFATLGEEFANNSIIVTAPTKTFNLAGVQISHAIIKNPTLRNAFRHQIDATGYSQVSIQGILAAEAAYSKGDVWLDALLKYLKGNIDYTEKFIRENLKGVKLVPMEATYLAWLDFNGTGLTTEQVDDLILHKARLWLNSGTKFGKTGAGFQRLNLACPRSILEKALNRLKVALEAVQ